The nucleotide sequence gggaatattgtcccgagtagaattttatattgcacgagcttgcgagtgcaatatatgttctacgagggacaatattccccaatattcatgcaataacccttttattgtatagcaatataatattagaaagtaaaaattggtttaaactaagattttgtcattgatgacgtcatgaattttgaagatttattgcactagtgcaatattagaatttattgcacgctaacttttggtgactttctgttggaaatattatattgctatacaataatatctGTTCCTATATACAacttattccgttaggaacatagtTACACTGTTATATTTATTCCagaacatttttttccttttgaaaCTTGTATTATCAAGTAATTTCTGTTTCATGACAACTGAAGCTAAAACGTGTATGGTCTGAGAGACAGTCTTGAAAATACCATTTAAATTCAGCACGTTAggtaaaatttatatttgtagGTATTTTAAGCCTCAAATATTACTCAAATCCCTCTTCGGGTCCTATTCTAACCTGTTAAGAGGTTTAAAGATTAGAATAGAGTATATTGGGGGTAAAGGGCagaataaagggggggggggtagagaaaaatagacaatacaatagaatataaaataatggacaaagtaaaaaaaaaagaatagagaatattgGCTCTTAAtctaataaaaagacaaataaatagaACGGAAAGACCCCATCCAGACCTTCgtcaaatttgatatatttttgcaCCAACGATTTATGTATACACATTATCATAAAAGTTCAATAGTAAAATACACATGTCCTGGTCACCGAGATTGATATGTATGTTTTCTGTTCagtaataaaatatacaattttcaaggACAGGTAAGATAAAGGTAATGTCTCTGTCGTTCGTTTCCATTCATAAAATAAGTCGGTCAGattgtcaaagggagataatttttccCGGGGTTTTATTATCCAGCTTCGTAAGTTACATTTATCTAAGATCTTATGCTCCTCAAAAAGATAAAACAtcgagattttttttaaagatactgATAACAAAGTAAGTTTTTTTATAAGTTAAGTACTGtaaaaaaatctgtagtactcTACATGAGACTAGTTCAGCGGTGATCGACTAGTCTAAATTCACATGCATATAAATAAGCGGAAGAGTTTGAAACTGGGAGTGTTATTAGATTTAGCCAACAAAGAAAGTCGATTTTTCAGTAGATTCTCTAAACAAAATTTTATCTGAGGTAAgatatatgaatatttaaaaagaactgtctttttttttaatttttaaataatagtTTTATCACTATTTATACGTGTTGATATTCTCTGgttttgtttaattgatgttAAAACTGACCAGTTTCTCACGTAAGCATAGTTTTTGTATTCTATAGGCAGGTAGTACACATTTATTCAAActttttcagtggaaaatatttattttatttatctattgctttttttttgtgagggggggggggggggggggttactaTAACTTTTGTTAAAATGCCACGGAAAATGTCAATTAAATTGTCCAAAGAAATTTTGGATTAAGTTGGTAGAAAATTTAATTTccaaaatgtatattttagtgaaaataatatgttcatcaataaTATCGGTTTATATTCTTGGCATATATCTAAAGTGTTTTGATATGTACGAGGTTGACGTAATTTGCTTATCCAGACTTCTCTAGTGACCTTGAGTCCTGCAGAAATACTTGTATCGGAGTGTTACCTCAGTAAATACCTGTATCAATACAAGTTTGTATGTAATGGTTGTCCAAGTGATTTTTACATTCATTGTTTCACAGTTTCGTTTGGTGTTTGGTTGGATCTTGGATGTTGTCCACTTTCGTCAAATAACAGGTAAATAAATAGGGTTTTTTGAACACTTGATCAAACTGGTCCGAAATTTgagatatttttgattttgataagtataagatataaaagtatatatatatttaatttttcttcAATTGGTCGTGCAATTTTTACTTCTGAAACCTTAGTTGTTCATTTTGACAGAATTGATGACATCAGAAATATGATATTCTACTTTTACATGCATTAACGTTTTGTTACAAAATTATCTCCGGtaattacaaaaattgaaatgTCATTAATATATAATCTATGTTTAAATTTCAACTGGTTATTTCTATTTGATCTCTTTTCTCTAAtttcattgggggggggggggatagaGGGGGTTTATTTATACAGTACTTACATTTTTTTACAATCACGTGAATTTGTAATAAATGGTTTGAAAAGAGGGAGTGACATAAGTAGATAtatagttaaaataaaacattttttcacCAATTAGAATTGTGCTTGCGTTTTTCGCAGGAATAACAAATAAGAGCTGCCTGAAATCTGCCGGTATCAAACTTCCTGGGAACATGCTACGGTTTTAACATGTGTGATGCGATACCACTTCCTTTTTACCGAATACTAATGTATTGTCTCACATGTTGGTCGTATGTGACATCTAACCGCATTcttctcaggaactacaaatcAAGGGTGTCTGAAATTTTGGAACAATCTTCATGTGAGCATGTTATATCTTGAGGTGCATCAATCGGAATTGACTTCTCGTTTGTTTCAATAACATCAACGGTTGATTACTATTTCGTGTTTATGTGTAAATCTCTATCCTACATAGGAGATTGTGTATATTTAATCTGTCAATATGTCTGTCTGTCTCTTTTAAAAGCAAATGTGAATAATCGAAAATCTCAAAACATGTTCGTAACGATAGAGCGACATTCTTGAGAATCGCCTCACGAAATGTGCAAATATACAAGTTTACCCATTTTTCAAGTTACAGTCGCAGAAGTCATATATTGATTCTATCCTACGGCGGCgttaactatttatttataaaaagctttatatttcagcagGTAAAAGACCTACATGCTTCATGAATTTTGTATATTGGTTGATGGTTTAAAGTTGCATGCAATCATTTATCAATTGTCATTTCTTAGATCAATGGTCAAGGTTTAAGTTTCGTGGTCAAGTCATGCAGTATCTAAATTAATTAGATTGGCAGTATCTGAAATAAGTAAagggtcaactttatttggtgtatgtaacGATTGTGATCTGACCTTGTTTCATCTTCATACTTCATTGGTTAATGTAAGGTTTCTGATCTTCTATAAGCTATAGGCCATAATAGGGCAACAATGTTTGGTGTATAATTATGGAACGATTGTTAAGTATCTCTTTGACAGAATTTATCAGACCTtgacttctttttttttcctttcattATCAAAGTCAATCTCTCATAGGTTAGACTGTTTCTCAGATATCACAATCAACTTGCAAACTGCAGTgtacgattgtaaggtgtacatgtcattCTGTCAGGGTTTATCGGACGTTTACCTCATTTTCTTTGTTGGTTGGTCAACGTTATGTTTACAGTGGTATGTCAGTGTCTCAGATCATGAAAGCAATATGTTAACTTTGTATAGTGTATGACATTGAGTAAGGTGTAAGTACACGGGTTTATCTGAATatgacctcatttacatggttcaTTGATAATGTTCGGTTTATGCAATACTTGTAGTTAAATCTTTAAAAACTTTCAACTAAAATTCAATCATGATAGGAAGAGTAGGCGAGCAATTTCAAGCAGTgtgtttacttttgttttttattttaatttcataaagcaaaatattgttttacaatgagTTGAAGTTTTCCAGCTCTAATTATCTCATACATTCATAATATGTTGAAATTTGACCAAACTTCATAGCATTGCTTGGTGTCGGAATATTTAAACgttttcacattttattttgacagtttaaGTTCTTTTCTGATTGTAAAAAGACATGCGGTTTTGTTAACATTGacagcaaaacaaaaacaaaagtataacttgtgcaataaataaaatcaaaacacatactctgaatttgttttttaaatattgtgcTGACATGGACCAGTATACATagtcctttttttaaattacatctCAACATTTGTACAAATTCCTTTTCGATGAATgtacttgttttaaaaatgatatcCTTAATAGAGACGGAAATTAAGTATAAGAGACTTCTATTGTTGAGAATGAATGCAAAAGGTATACATTTCTTTTCCTTGGTTTATTCAACAACTATCTTTTTTTGATAAATGCATACACAAAAACTTCCTTAACAAATACCATAATCAATTGTTTAATTCAGACAGTTTGATTATAGTAAAAACGAATATCCTATTACAGATCGTTTGAATAAGtacagcaaacatttttttttgtagccaTGTTGCTGGGATTAATTAGTTTTCATCTACTTTTCATTGTTGAATTAACTCCAACCTTGTActgttaataaataaataataataaaaacgcTTTGTTTAGAGTCTGCATGGTTTAGAAAACAAGGACATaacatcaagatttttttttatgtttaaccgACATTTAAGCTAGTTATAGACTAGAccttccttatttttatatgtacatttttttttaataaaacacaaaGACGATTCTAGGATGCATATCTTATCACATTCCTAAACTATgacgttttaatattttttgtctatATAATAGATTGTGGGATATAATAGAAGATAGCATCTCTGAAATATCTACATAATATACTTGCTACTTGAAAACAAACGGAAATAAACTACAGTGATTTAGTTCTTATTCGAACAAAAAATATGCGCGCTGAATTTTACCGAGAAAGTTGTCTAGCAAATCATCCCTCCCCCTCCCCCCTGAAAAAATACAACTAAAGCATTGCTATAGGAGAGGGTGATATTCTTTTTAGTTTCCTTAGTATATACATGCATGGGGGGGGGGTTATTATGGAGGAAGGGGAGTGATATGTTCTATGGTCATCTTTGATGGTTAAAAATGAACATAGCAGTCACTGACAATAACGCAAAGTATACAATTATGAACAACTTTCTTCTTTATTAAGACCTTGAATAAAACCGGAACAGTTAACGATTTTGTATAAAGTTTATAATGATCTAATATGCACCTAAAATCAGGGTAGGCAAGATTAATGGTTTGTATTGATTTATTCGTGTTACGCAATATTTGCTGGTTAATGAATAAATCCGTCTGATCATTGAAAGTACTGTCTGGGTATAGAAGTGACTGACATGTTTGGTTGCCAAGATTTTACGTGATATCTCACACTGTGTCAGTCGACCAGTTATTGTCTTGTACTTTTGTAccttttattgaaatattaactCTTACGTAATATTGTTGACAAGTTTGTTTAAGATGTCCTCTTGTTTtggatttgtttcttttttttttggtcattagTTGTAAACTAACATCAAGGATAACAAAAAGTTTCACCAACGGCGACAAGCAGTTTTATGTcgcacacaaaaaaaaagaagatgagagTACAGATTTATTTTGATTACGTAAACATAAGCCGTTTTTGGTCAAACTTTTGGAAATTGTTGTCTTCGGTGCTCTTTCACTCCGTACTTGATCAagtctttttacttttttattcaagcgtTCCTGATGAGTGTTTTTTTGTTAGCAATTTGTGAGTCTGACATACAAAATTAAAAGCCTAGTTGGTATCTTTTATAAGTGTTTTGGAATTGTTATGTTTTGATAGCATATGTTTTCCGGATGATTTCTGACTTAACTTTCAATTATTTCGTTCatacatatttttcaaaaccTTCGACCGATGGAACAAAATAATACGCGCTGGATTGTGTCTGCATCCTCTAAAACACAATAATATCATTGAAACAAAATGCTACAATGATAAGAGAACATATGTAGCAGAAAATTACTAATGTTTTTGCACCTTGATATGATTCATCTGTAGATGATCTACTGATTATAGTGTATGTTTCTTTAATAGTGTGTATGCGTCAAAATATCTCTGTATCTAAAAATACGACATTTAGACAGATAATTTATTGTCTTCATAAGAAAAGTTTTATAAACCTGCAATAAACCTGTATCTTATGTAATAAGAATTGATTGATTTACCATATGATGTTTACCTCAACCCTTTGTAGTGACAAAAGTTAAACATCGAACTTTAAAATCTGTTATaaacatcaaataaaacaaaataatttaattacgaGACTAACACATTAAAAGTACCCAACAACATATAAATTAAGATGTGAAACCTGTAACATGAATGATTAATGCCTTGAAAGCAGACAATAAAGTCAAATTGACCTTGTTTCGAATTCGTAATGGAGACATGCTTTCGACCTAGTTTTTCATCTTCAGAGTTTTAGCTTTATCTAGGACAGAATAAGAATGAAAGTGCTATCATAAGGAAGTCTGAAGAAAATAACATCTCCCTTTTAAATCGAACTTTTCGAGTGTTTCAATGGCACCTTCCTTCTCCCTGTGGACAATACTCTTCATAAAGATTTACcaaaagaagtattttttttcattttggggccttttatagctgtttaTGAGGTACggactttgctcattgatgaaggccataCGCGTTAaaacggtgacctgtagttgtttcaATTTCcgtgtgtcatttggtctcttgtggtgagttgtctcattggcaatcataccgcatcttcttttttgaGTTGATACGTTCTATTATAACTTTATAACTGTTTTCTCATTTGAACAATCATTTAGATAAGATTTCTCTTTATTTTAACCTGAATAACCATTACTTAAAATCTTTATATACACAGAGACAATGCATTTATCTTGATAATTTTTACCGAGAATGAGTAATCCTGtgttaaaaatgttataaagtaATATATCATGGAAAGAATTTATCAAGCTTAGAATATGTATAAAGcacactgaaaaaaaaacaaagttatgCGAGAATTTACAGATTCTCTTGCATACGTGTATTTCTGATCTCTTTAAAACAGTTTGCAACAGagaatcaaaattttatttaaaacaagatTTCAATACGTTTCCTTGATAAACAAACGAATTTAAGTTTACCAGTTATACTTTACACGTATTTTAGGAATTCTAGTTTAACAATTTTacagataatttttttataagtgtGGTACCAAAATAACTTTTAATCAGTAAAGTTAACAGGCtattcaaaatataaagtttaacCTTATTCACTAGAAAAGTGACAGTaactgttttatgttttttatcaaCCAGTTATTCAAATGCTTTATGATAATGACTTTACCAATTAGCTAATAACAAAGACATTTTTGTTGGGTACTATTTTCACCTCATGATTTCTTGGCTGCCTTGTTTTTGTGGCTTTCTAACTCGtttctttgttctttttttttttgtaagaaaacCAAGCCACTTGTACAGGCCGTCTTGTCTGTTTCAAAATTgtttcaaaattgtatttatttgtgaCATTAATTTtcgaattttgtttttatttctacaATTCATCATAAAATGTGTGAGAACAAACACATCTTAGTACAAATGCTGTCCTCTACAAACTATTCGCAGACCTCTTTAATCTATAAATTATCAAACTCTCTTATAAAGAAAATACGACGAATTTCAATTATTGTAGCATTTTTACTTATAGGACGATTTAGAATTAAGTCAATTACTGATATCCTTTGTTGtcgtaataacaaaaaaataacaaaaaaataatgaacaaaatgtAATGAAACACTGACTAATGGTACCAGCTTACACTGAAGAATATAGACTTAGAAAGTCAATCAGCAGGGTAACGACTGATCAATAGTAACGTGCTTCTGAAATAACTCAGATAGATAACCTGGAAGGCCAAAGCTATTTAATATTTTCCCACACTACACGTGCTTCTCGTGCAACTACACTTTTCCCAGTAACAGAGATCTATACCTTGATGCTATgttttgtgaaatttttattttgtagatactTCTGTTTTTGAAACTAATACTCTTTTGGTggaaaaaagaaaatcacaaaaatactgaactccgagaaaaaatcaaaacggaaagtccccaatcaaatgtcaaaatcaaaagctcaaacacatgaatcgaacggataacaactgtctgtcatattcctgacttggtacaggtcattGGTTATGGAAAATAGCACGAAACCAGGAATATTGAGGATTTAAAAAGAAGGTGTTAAATATGCATTATATGACTATTATATAACTCGAAATGCAATGCAGCATAAGAAAGTGTTGAATGAATACTACATTACCGAAAGTACTTGAACGTTTTTTACTTTCTTTATTTTCAGGTGCCAAGAAAGCAGCTCAAGAACAGGAAGAACAAGCTGCCGCCACAGCAGCTGAAACAAAAGAATCCACACAACAAGCTGCTGTCACTGCCTCTGAAACCAAAGAATCCACAGAACAACTTCCAGTGgatcaaaaaaatcaaagtgagCCAAGCATTCCAGTTGCCGAAAAAGAGCTAATAGAAACAGGTGGAAAATCGGCAGACGCCATTCAAAAGACAGACATGGCGGACGTAGAAGTATTGAAAACACCATCTGTCATTCCAACCTTGGAAGGTGATTCAGGACGTGATACACCTGCAGCTGTAACCGAAGccgtttcaaagtcattagacgcAGCCCAGCGGTCAGATACTCCAATTGAGACACCATCAAACGCCCCAGAAGTTAGTGCAGAGTCTACTGAACAGACGACGGTGAAAAGCACACCAGAGGAAGTTCCTAAAATAGAACTGACTGCTGACGAAGCTCAGGAGAAAGAAGATGACACGACGGAGGAAGCTGTACAAGAAGTCAAATTAGAAGCAGTGGATACTGTCGAAGAAGCACCTCAAGCAGCATCTGGAACTACTGAACAATCTGCAGAACAAATACCGCAAGATTCTGTTGAGCCTGCTACAACTGAACAGACTGATAAACCAGTAGAACCGGAATCAGTTCAACTCACACAAACAGAGCCCGAACAGAACACGGAGACAAAAGAAGATGAACAAAAGGTGTTAGAGCCCTCGGAAGATAAGAAACCCGAACCTGAAAATGCTGAGGAACAAACAACACCAATAACAGAACAACCTGACGAAACGACATCCGATGAACCACAGGTTGAACAACCATCATCGGAACCACCTAAAGCAGAAGAAACAACGACAGGAATTGAACAAGAGGTGGTAGGAGAAACTCAAGTAATCACATCAACGGAACCAGAGACTGATAAAACAGAACCTGTCACTGAACAGCCTAAGGACACAACAACAGATGAAACAAAATCTGACCAGCCGCAGATTGAAAATGAGCAAACTTCAGAATCAAAAGATGATGCGCAAGAAGAACCAATCGTTCAGAGTGCAACAGCTGCATCTGAACAAGAACAACCTGTCGTTGATCAATCAGTAGAAGCTGAATCGGCACCAGCAGAAGCGATTGAAGCGGAACAATCTGATAAACTTGAAAAAGAACAGGTATCAGAGAACATAACAGAAAGTGCGGCAGCTGTTGAAAAAACTGATGAGTCGAGCACAGAAGCAGGACAAAGTGGTCAGACAGAAACAACTCAACCAGAAAATACAATGACCGAACAGGACAATGGATCAGCTGAACAAAGCACAGAACAGGTTGAAAAAATAGAACAAGCACAAAAATCTGAAACAGCAGAAGAGCAACCGCCTACATCTGTTCCAGAAGAACCTGAAACACCAGCAGAATCCGCCTTGCCAGAAACACAACCTTCTGAACTGCCAAATGCGGCAGTAGAACCAGAAACAAAATCCGAACAAGAAACACAACCCGAGTCTGAACAAGTTGAATCGAAACAAGAAGACCCAGAGGTTGACCAGACTGTCACGGAACAGAAAGAAGAAAGTTCAAACGAACCTGAATCAGAACAAGCTACTACAGCAGACACTGTATCGACGACCGAGGTAGAAATAAATCCTGAACCAGTTGTTGCCGAACAAAAAACAGAAGTGATTACAGAAACCGATTCCGCTCCAGCTGTCAGCATACCAGAACAAACTGCTTCAGCTGAGCCTGAATCAGAACAAAATGCGAATTTATACACTAGTCCTGAGAAAACTGAATTAG is from Mytilus galloprovincialis chromosome 6, xbMytGall1.hap1.1, whole genome shotgun sequence and encodes:
- the LOC143078897 gene encoding uncharacterized protein LOC143078897 isoform X2, which gives rise to MVVQVIFTFIVSQFRLVFGWILDVVHFRQITGAKKAAQEQEEQAAATAAETKESTQQAAVTASETKESTEQLPVDQKNQSEPSIPVAEKELIETGGKSADAIQKTDMADVEVLKTPSVIPTLEGDSGRDTPAAVTEAVSKSLDAAQRSDTPIETPSNAPEVSAESTEQTTVKSTPEEVPKIELTADEAQEKEDDTTEEAVQEVKLEAVDTVEEAPQAASGTTEQSAEQIPQDSVEPATTEQTDKPVEPESVQLTQTEPEQNTETKEDEQKVLEPSEDKKPEPENAEEQTTPITEQPDETTSDEPQVEQPSSEPPKAEETTTGIEQEVVGETQVITSTEPETDKTEPVTEQPKDTTTDETKSDQPQIENEQTSESKDDAQEEPIVQSATAASEQEQPVVDQSVEAESAPAEAIEAEQSDKLEKEQVSENITESAAAVEKTDESSTEAGQSGQTETTQPENTMTEQDNGSAEQSTEQVEKIEQAQKSETAEEQPPTSVPEEPETPAESALPETQPSELPNAAVEPETKSEQETQPESEQVESKQEDPEVDQTVTEQKEESSNEPESEQATTADTVSTTEVEINPEPVVAEQKTEVITETDSAPAVSIPEQTASAEPESEQNANLYTSPEKTELAEAESEQTTVAVTESGQTANTDSESSGQREQITQAEPASKENVQTETESEPPKESEPADSAPDTEKPSATETEPEPPKESEPADSAPITEKPSATETEPEPPKESEPADSAPDTEKPSATETEPEPPKESEPADSVPDTEKQSTTETEQNDALTNEQTAPSAEPSPEETQAKNTEKPNEPSPDAAASESAPDTEPQNKPEAVNASGSEQAASAITTEGEQKTESIKEPES
- the LOC143078897 gene encoding uncharacterized protein LOC143078897 isoform X1; the protein is MSSAEQFYWKRKLPRGFQTQLESIGRAIIRGQPDDVYEFIAAYLEGKLVARNAELKVLPDVSYLQKIQKKRSEAGAKKAAQEQEEQAAATAAETKESTQQAAVTASETKESTEQLPVDQKNQSEPSIPVAEKELIETGGKSADAIQKTDMADVEVLKTPSVIPTLEGDSGRDTPAAVTEAVSKSLDAAQRSDTPIETPSNAPEVSAESTEQTTVKSTPEEVPKIELTADEAQEKEDDTTEEAVQEVKLEAVDTVEEAPQAASGTTEQSAEQIPQDSVEPATTEQTDKPVEPESVQLTQTEPEQNTETKEDEQKVLEPSEDKKPEPENAEEQTTPITEQPDETTSDEPQVEQPSSEPPKAEETTTGIEQEVVGETQVITSTEPETDKTEPVTEQPKDTTTDETKSDQPQIENEQTSESKDDAQEEPIVQSATAASEQEQPVVDQSVEAESAPAEAIEAEQSDKLEKEQVSENITESAAAVEKTDESSTEAGQSGQTETTQPENTMTEQDNGSAEQSTEQVEKIEQAQKSETAEEQPPTSVPEEPETPAESALPETQPSELPNAAVEPETKSEQETQPESEQVESKQEDPEVDQTVTEQKEESSNEPESEQATTADTVSTTEVEINPEPVVAEQKTEVITETDSAPAVSIPEQTASAEPESEQNANLYTSPEKTELAEAESEQTTVAVTESGQTANTDSESSGQREQITQAEPASKENVQTETESEPPKESEPADSAPDTEKPSATETEPEPPKESEPADSAPITEKPSATETEPEPPKESEPADSAPDTEKPSATETEPEPPKESEPADSVPDTEKQSTTETEQNDALTNEQTAPSAEPSPEETQAKNTEKPNEPSPDAAASESAPDTEPQNKPEAVNASGSEQAASAITTEGEQKTESIKEPES
- the LOC143078897 gene encoding uncharacterized protein LOC143078897 isoform X3, whose product is MGGIFSKFRSGGAKKAAQEQEEQAAATAAETKESTQQAAVTASETKESTEQLPVDQKNQSEPSIPVAEKELIETGGKSADAIQKTDMADVEVLKTPSVIPTLEGDSGRDTPAAVTEAVSKSLDAAQRSDTPIETPSNAPEVSAESTEQTTVKSTPEEVPKIELTADEAQEKEDDTTEEAVQEVKLEAVDTVEEAPQAASGTTEQSAEQIPQDSVEPATTEQTDKPVEPESVQLTQTEPEQNTETKEDEQKVLEPSEDKKPEPENAEEQTTPITEQPDETTSDEPQVEQPSSEPPKAEETTTGIEQEVVGETQVITSTEPETDKTEPVTEQPKDTTTDETKSDQPQIENEQTSESKDDAQEEPIVQSATAASEQEQPVVDQSVEAESAPAEAIEAEQSDKLEKEQVSENITESAAAVEKTDESSTEAGQSGQTETTQPENTMTEQDNGSAEQSTEQVEKIEQAQKSETAEEQPPTSVPEEPETPAESALPETQPSELPNAAVEPETKSEQETQPESEQVESKQEDPEVDQTVTEQKEESSNEPESEQATTADTVSTTEVEINPEPVVAEQKTEVITETDSAPAVSIPEQTASAEPESEQNANLYTSPEKTELAEAESEQTTVAVTESGQTANTDSESSGQREQITQAEPASKENVQTETESEPPKESEPADSAPDTEKPSATETEPEPPKESEPADSAPITEKPSATETEPEPPKESEPADSAPDTEKPSATETEPEPPKESEPADSVPDTEKQSTTETEQNDALTNEQTAPSAEPSPEETQAKNTEKPNEPSPDAAASESAPDTEPQNKPEAVNASGSEQAASAITTEGEQKTESIKEPES
- the LOC143078897 gene encoding uncharacterized protein LOC143078897 isoform X4; the encoded protein is MADVEVLKTPSVIPTLEGDSGRDTPAAVTEAVSKSLDAAQRSDTPIETPSNAPEVSAESTEQTTVKSTPEEVPKIELTADEAQEKEDDTTEEAVQEVKLEAVDTVEEAPQAASGTTEQSAEQIPQDSVEPATTEQTDKPVEPESVQLTQTEPEQNTETKEDEQKVLEPSEDKKPEPENAEEQTTPITEQPDETTSDEPQVEQPSSEPPKAEETTTGIEQEVVGETQVITSTEPETDKTEPVTEQPKDTTTDETKSDQPQIENEQTSESKDDAQEEPIVQSATAASEQEQPVVDQSVEAESAPAEAIEAEQSDKLEKEQVSENITESAAAVEKTDESSTEAGQSGQTETTQPENTMTEQDNGSAEQSTEQVEKIEQAQKSETAEEQPPTSVPEEPETPAESALPETQPSELPNAAVEPETKSEQETQPESEQVESKQEDPEVDQTVTEQKEESSNEPESEQATTADTVSTTEVEINPEPVVAEQKTEVITETDSAPAVSIPEQTASAEPESEQNANLYTSPEKTELAEAESEQTTVAVTESGQTANTDSESSGQREQITQAEPASKENVQTETESEPPKESEPADSAPDTEKPSATETEPEPPKESEPADSAPITEKPSATETEPEPPKESEPADSAPDTEKPSATETEPEPPKESEPADSVPDTEKQSTTETEQNDALTNEQTAPSAEPSPEETQAKNTEKPNEPSPDAAASESAPDTEPQNKPEAVNASGSEQAASAITTEGEQKTESIKEPES